The Nicotiana tomentosiformis chromosome 2, ASM39032v3, whole genome shotgun sequence genome includes the window aagaagaaaaaaatcaaaagtgatatttgagatcatatgagttacagaaaATTCCAGTATCCGTGGGcaataagataagccaagtagtcatgcaacaagtggcagaatgaccagggaaagtaattgcttatgtttaaggacaattgagaaggcacgaaaggaaatctacagtgttagcaagttaaaggaagcttgcgagtagtataaatagataggtgtaggtcgcaagctaaagtatggtagagtgactaggttttaggtagataggagtaaggataagaaaatgtgagtgagaaggtgacaagaataggtaagtcctcgggattaagcccatcaaatctagagagttgatggtttccttaagttatagaaagctccgTATAGCCTGAACAAACTTGGAGGAATCTAAGACTAAGAGCAATTAGGAGAGATGAAATAtttccctggtagtagaataagggtgtaattgtgatagataagagaaTGACGTTtatgcctttgattgagtaatgatttaaagaaaagggatttcatgaattacacatgattagaataccccccataagatgaatcatgttgggatgctataaaatacggtttgacttttgtgaaatgaCCACAAAATCATGTTTTTATgactccgatagcttcgtatcacgatttcggacttgggtgtatgcccgaaattgattttgaaagtccgtaggttgatttgccaaattttggcaattttaagttgaaaggtttgaccgtaTATtcacttttagctatcgagctcgaaatttgattttgggacttataATAGATCCGTTATGGAATTTAGATCtttcctgcaaaatttgatgtcgtttggagttgatttgataggaatcgggcGCTTAGTTTTAATTTTATAAGTTCTTAAAAATTTCTTTGAATTTCATGCACATTTGAGtttaattcatagttttagatattattttttttgAGCGTGCTAgcgagttcttatgatgtttttagacttgtgtggatgtttggtttggagccccgagggctcgggtgagtttcggatgcttagcAGAATGTTGTTGGAACTACAGTTTGCTGGTTTTCTGCACAGGCCTCAGATCTGGCAATTGCGAGattttggttcgcatttgcgaaggtaggCCAAGCTTgctggtttgcatttgcgaacccaatGTTTGCATTTGCAAAGTGTACCTGGAAAAGagctggttcgcatttgcgattgacCTGGTCGCATGGATTACGGAGGTCcatggttcacaattgcgaactttAGCAGAGATGGAAGGATCTTCGCTTTTGTGAGGGATTCTTTGCATTTGCGGGGTTTGCAATTGGGAATCCCAGGACACATTTGCGACTGGAAAAATAGCTGGGATGGGATGTTTTAGTCCATTATcttatttttgaaccctagactcggtaggagacaatttggagaggggattttaacctacaaacattgggtaagGGATTCCTCAACAGCGTGCTGCTAcggttcagcccgtggttaggaaAGCAACATATGAGGAGGAGCAGCTTATGTTCAAGAAGTAAcatcctcctacttttagtggtttggcttcagaagatgcacatggttttcttgaggagtgtcaccgcattctcagcactatgggcattgtggagacgagtggggttgcttttactacgttccagctaaAAGAAgcgacatatcagtggtggcgggcgtaCGAGATGGGTAGCCCAGCCAAggaagcttcacttacatgggatcaatttttagagtttttcttgagagagtttgttcctcagatcATTCGGGATtcttggcgtgcagagtttgagtagcTATACTAGGGTACTATGTCAGTATCAGAGTATGCTGTcggattcagtgatttgtccaggcatgcaccagcTTTGGTTGCCATAGTTAGGgagcgagtccgtcgatttatcgaggggctcaaccagaGTATTAGATTAAGCgtggctagggagttggagtcAGACACTCCGTATTAGTAGGCGGTTGAGATTGCAAGGAGATTGAAGGGTATACGAGACCATGATAAAGATGATAGGGAGGCAAAGAGGTCTCGTGGCACGGGAAGATTTAGTGGTGGTCACGTTGCACCTTCTGCCCTTCATGGTAAGGGCTATGTGAGTCGTCCAGTTCAATCAACACTTCCAGATTCTAGTGGTGCTCTGGTTGTTCCGAGatctcaggttgcacactttgctcaacCACTTTCTATTGctcctcctgcacggggtgccttcagcggtcagtccaaccGATAGGGCCCGAGCCAGTCCTAGATGCCATGTGCACCgaaagcttgttttgagtatggtgataccCGCACATGGTTAGAGACTGCCCCATACTCAGTAGGGGTTCACCTTcccagactactcaggctccacagaTTCAGTCAGGTCCACAGACTTCTAAGGCCATGATTGCCGCCCCAGTTGCTGCTCCACCCGCATAGCCAGCTAGGTATGAGGGATGGTGGGtaaaggtcaccctagagggggaggccatgctagATTCTATGCTCTTCCAAGTAGGACAGAGGCGAGTGCTTCAGAATCAGTCATTACAAGTATGGTTTCGGTTTTCCATGgagatgcattagtcttattgTATCCAAGATCCACTTATCAtctgtcatcttactttgctctatATTTGGATGTGTCTCgtaattctttgagttctcctgtttatgtgt containing:
- the LOC138906008 gene encoding uncharacterized protein → MVGKGHPRGGGHARFYALPSRTEASASESVITSMVSVFHGDALVLLYPRSTYHLSSYFALYLDVSRNSLSSPVYVSMLVGDSIIMDRVYRSCLVVIGGFETRVHLLLLSIVDFDVILGMDWLSPYHAILDCHAKTVMPRL